In Coffea eugenioides isolate CCC68of chromosome 4, Ceug_1.0, whole genome shotgun sequence, the genomic stretch TGTTTTGGAGAAAAATTATAATCCAAACGAGCTGGCTTTTAGCCTTTTAGGGTGGTGCTCTGGTCTGGCCTTGGGCTGGCGACCCCAACAAGCCTAACGATCCTCAAACTTGTGCACAGTAGGTATCATCatcatttgaaataaaaaaggGTAGTAGTAGTAGGATTAGGTATTTCTTTCTGTTGGCGTTGTTGCATATAATTGAGAATTAGATCAGCATCCATATACCCTGTATCTTTTTCTATAGGCCATTTCTTCAAATCTGATTACTAGTAGTTTTTTTCCCCCGTTTTAATTACTACTGGTAGAAGTTAGACATCCCTAAATTCCGGCAAAAAAATCACATATCACAACTGGAAGCTCCTCCACATCCCCGGATCCGGATCTCTCTCAAGCTCATCAACTCCGACGACGACGACAAGACACTAGTCAACAAGCTCCACCTCAATCCCCttactcctcctcctccctccccGCACAAATAACTCTACTGCTAACTGGTACTTCAGTCAAATTGGTGgactttttcccctttttgtgAGCAAATGGCTTCTGCTAAATCGTCGTCGCGGTCAAGGCAACCACCAGCTAAAACCACCGCCCACCCCAAAGACTCCGCCAATAAGCTCGAGGATAATCTTAACCTCTTCAAATCCGATAATTTCGACGCCGATTCCTATGTTCATTCCAAGTGTAATTCTTTCAACGAGAAGGTCCCCCCCCACCACCCTCTCTCTTCTACTTATATTTCTATTTTCTTCTCCGTTTCTCTAATTTAATATCTTTAGGAATTTAATTACTGCTTCTTATTGTTTGGACCAACTTAAAGATTCTTCCTCCCTCTACTGCAGCTCTTATTGTTTAGACCGcgtaaatattaaattttagcTGTAAGGAAGGATTGTAGCTCGTTTCAGAAGACACGTTGCCCACATATGACTATAGAACAACGGAAATGCGTTCCGAGTTCTTTTGCCCAATTTTATACCACTACTTCCTAACAGCGTTCTTGCCAATATTGGGAAATGGAACAACTTACCTGCTGCGCTTTGGATGGTTCAAATTATTGAAATTGCGTGGCTTGTAGTTTGATAACCGTCCCATTTTTCATACTCAGCTTCGACCTACTCTTTCTGTTTGCTCTAATCATGTCTCTTTTTATTTGGTCGTGTTTCCACCTGTACCACATATGTTGCTATAACCATTGGACCCTAAGTTGACCCTCCCTCCTACATAACTTTCTGTTGATGAATATCATTTATAGAAAAGACAAGGCCAATCTACAAAGTTGTTCAATCATTGGCTTAGAATATCTTGACTTCGAGATGGGCTCGACCGTCTAAGTATTACCAATATGCTTCATTTCCTCCGGCGTATACTGCAATTGAGGAATTTACCATTCATTCATTTTGTCTTTTCAGTACAATTGCGATGCTCATGGACATTCTGTATATTTTAAGTGCTCAATAAATTATCCTGTTTGAATTGCTTCATATGTCAGAACAGCATACCTCAAGTAGCGATTGGCCTAGTGACCTAGGTGTAGGACTAACGACACTGTCATTGCTCTTCAAAATTTTTGTCCTCCCTcgtatttggtaatttggttGTTTATGTATATACTACTTAAGGAAAGTgggaaaaagaaatttgaaacttaaacTTTCATCACAGAGTGTTCAAAGAAGGCCTTTGGCTGCAAAATGATGCTTCACATTCAGGTTCCAGTATCATCTTAAAGTTCAATTTCACTTAGTGCATGTAGAAAATTCTGTCCTAGTTACGAGAATTGCCATTAGCTGTTTGTtgaatacatacatacatacacatgtgtctgtgtgtgtgtgtaattTACCACGATAAATGCTGCCCACGTGCACATGCTAAATTACAAATATTAGTTGTATAAATAATCAAACTTCTATCGGGGGGTAGCTAATCGGAATTGTGTGGATTGTGGTCTGGCAGATTGCATGTGAACCATCATGCTTGTCAGGTTATTTGTGTACTGATTCTTTTGACATTAGTGAGTAATTCTGTCATAATACAATGGCCTCACAAGTTTTGGGGGGACAGATTGTGCCTGGATAGTACAGTACGCAAGTTACTTCAGCTTAAGTAGCAATGTAATTCCTAGATGTCATGATAGTTTTTAATTGCAACATTATAATTTTGCTGCAGTTAAGATTTCTCTGTTTGGTATGTGTGTGATGCTTTGCTCCGCATGAACGTATCAGAAATTTCTGTGTTCTTAAATGCTGGTGTGTTTCTGTTTGCAGGAAATAAGGCAACTATGCTCGTATCTTCTAGATCTGAAGAAAGCTTCAGCTGAAGAGATGCGCAGAAGTGTCTATGCCAATTATTCAGCTTTCATTCGGTGAGCCCTTGGTTATGTTTGCCTGGATGATAATAAAGATTTCTTTCGCAGCACTTACCTTTGGCTGTGAATGACAATAAAAGGATCTCAAATACCCATATTGGCATATGGACCTGCAACAGATGGTACAGAATTTAGGTCCTACAGTGAAAGAGAAATTGTTCTACGAAAGCTAATACTATTGAATTCAGTGGCAACCGGACCAAGAAAAACAAACTCTGTAAACTAGGAAAGACACTGCTCTGATCTGGAAGTTTTATTTGCGACAAACTTCACCAAGTTCTCCTTGCTCATTTAACAGCCTTATAGCTGCAACGAAGCAGAGGCACCTGCCATTTTGATCGACAATGTTTTTAAAAGACTGAAGCTTCATTTTCTATCAAAAACAGTCATTTCcatgtttcttttcttggattgtCATATCTAGTTAAAGATTTGAAATTATTCAGCTGAAAAACTGACACTTGCATTAATGTTAGAGAGACTGATTTGTGTTGTCTTCCCTCAATACATGTTGCATTTATTTGAaggttgaattcttgttttattGAAATGAAATCTTGGGTAGCACTTTCTGGTTTCATTAATTTGATTATTTTGTTCGCCAATTTCAATTTCCAGTACATCTAAAGAAATATCAGATTTGGAAGGTGAGCTTTCATCAATGAGGAACCTGCTATCTACTCAGGCTACTTTAATTCACAGTTTAGCTGAAGGAGTTCAGATTGGTAGCTTGTCTGACTCTGCAGCTGAAGGTTTGGCTGCTAATGGCTCAGTTAATGAGGAAGTCACAGAGCCTTCAGAACTGGAGAAAAGGTTAATCGAGTTTCCTGATCTTCTTGATGTGTTGTTAGCCGAAAGGAGAATAGATGAAGCATTGGCAAGGCTTGATGAAGGAGAACGCATAGCAGCTGAAGCAAAAGAATTGAGAACTCTGAGTCCTTCTGTGCTCTTGTCTCTTCAAACTGCTATTGCTGAACGTAGAAAAAAACTAGCTGATCAGCTTGCTGAAGCTGCTTGCCAACCTTCTACCCGTGGAGCTGAGCTTCGTGCTGCTGTTTTAGCTCTTAAAAAGCTTGGGGATGGTCCCCGTGCGCATAGTTTACTACTCAGTGCACATTACCAGAGATACCAGTACAACATGCAAAGCCTCCGTCCATCAAGCACGTCTTATGGAGGAGCGTATACAGCAGCCCTCTCGCAGCTGGTGTTTTCAGCCATTGGTCAAGCAGCCAGTGATTCTTTGGTTATTTTTGGTAAGGAGCCAGCTTATGCATCTGAACTTGTGATGTGGGCTACCAAGCAAATTGAGACTTTTGCATTTCTTGTGAAAAGACATGCATTAGCCTCATCTGCTGCTGCTGGGGGTTTGAGGGCTGCTGCAGAATGTGTTCAGATAGCTTTGGGCCACTGTTCATTGTTGGAAGGCCGGGGGCTTGCCCTTTGTCCTGTGCTGTTGAAGCTTTTTAGACCTAGTGTTGAGCAATCTCTGGATGCTAATCTAAAACGGATTGAAGAAAGTTCTGCTGCTTTGGCTGCAGCTGATGATTGGGAACTTGTTTATCTTCCAGCAGTGACACGTCAATCTGTCAGGCCATCCGGTTCAGCTATGGCAACTATGGCATCATATCAGTATAAGTTATCAACTAGCGCTCACCGGTTCAATTTAATGGTCCAGGTACATATTCTTttgctttgtttctttcaaaaaaCATTTGGGCATTTTTTGTTGTTAAATTTAGTTTCCTTCATGTTTCCATTAGGCCTGTTGCTTTTggacttgctttctatagtcttTATGTTATTTCTTTAATAGATCTTTTTTATGGAAAAGAGTTTACTAACCATGTTTAGATCATGAGAAAGAGTGGGATTTGCACTCTCTAACTTGCACGCAGACTGCAATCTGATTAGTGCTACTACACCTTCTGGCATAGATTGAAATATCTTGATGTTGTCAGTTCTTTGAATGTTCTTGTTGAGGAGTATTGATAAGCAGGACCGAGGTAAAGAAATACAACTGTCTTTATGAGCAATAGTTCATTTTCCTTATATTTGTGTCTTCAATGTTTTAGTATGAACAATGTGGCCCAAGATCAAGGAAATCATAAGAGGTTCACCTATCCTTTTTAATCATCTGACATTCTGCAAAGTTGCTGATTTCCCTACCTCTTcatggaatatatatatatatttttatcaGTGAGGTTGAAGGCTAGTCTATTGGATTCTGGCTGCTTAATGATCCTTTTTCAGTGGACAAATTGAGTGCTT encodes the following:
- the LOC113768159 gene encoding exocyst complex component EXO84B produces the protein MASAKSSSRSRQPPAKTTAHPKDSANKLEDNLNLFKSDNFDADSYVHSKCNSFNEKEIRQLCSYLLDLKKASAEEMRRSVYANYSAFIRTSKEISDLEGELSSMRNLLSTQATLIHSLAEGVQIGSLSDSAAEGLAANGSVNEEVTEPSELEKRLIEFPDLLDVLLAERRIDEALARLDEGERIAAEAKELRTLSPSVLLSLQTAIAERRKKLADQLAEAACQPSTRGAELRAAVLALKKLGDGPRAHSLLLSAHYQRYQYNMQSLRPSSTSYGGAYTAALSQLVFSAIGQAASDSLVIFGKEPAYASELVMWATKQIETFAFLVKRHALASSAAAGGLRAAAECVQIALGHCSLLEGRGLALCPVLLKLFRPSVEQSLDANLKRIEESSAALAAADDWELVYLPAVTRQSVRPSGSAMATMASYQYKLSTSAHRFNLMVQDFFEDVGPLLSMQLGGKALEGLFQVFNSYVNMLIKALPGSMEEEANFEGSVNNIVRMAETEAQQMALLANASLLADELLPRAAMKLSPLNQGNYKDDPRRRSSDRQNRHPEQREWKRRLVSCVDRLKDSFCRQHALDLIFTEDGDSHLTADMYINMDGDVDEIEWFPSAVFQELYAKLNRMAILAADMFVGRERFATLLLMRLTETVILWLSEDQTFWDDIQEGPRPLGPLGLQQFYLDMKFVMCFASQGRYLSRNLLRVLNEIINKAMIAFSSTGVDPNSVLPEDEWFVDICQEAIERLSGKPKVANGERDLNSPTASVSAQSISSVRSHGSS